The DNA window GCTGCTCGACGCCCTCGATCATGTGCAGCACGCGGGCGGGGGCGCCGCCGTGCAGGGGGCCCGACATGGCGCCCACGGCGCCGGAGAGCGCGGCGGCCACGTCGGCGCCGGTGGAGGCGATGACGCGGGCGGTGAACGTGGAGGCGTTCATGCCGTGCTCGGCGGCGGAGGTCCAGTAGGCGTCGATGGCCTTGACGTGCCTGGGATCAGGCTCACCGCGCCAGCGGATCATGAAACGCTCGACGATGCTGGCCGCCTCGTCGACCTTGCTCTCGGGGACCATCGGCAGGCCGAGACCACGGGCGGACTGCGCCACGAACGACAGCGCCATGACCGACGCGCGGGCGAGCTGGTCGCGGGCCTCGTCGTCGCTGATGTCGAGGAGCGGCTTGAAGCCATAGGCCGGAGCCAGCATGGCGAGCGCGCTCTGTACGTCTACGCGGATGTCACCGGAGTGGACAGGGATGGGGAACGGCTCCGCCGGGGGCAGGCCCGGCTGGAACGTGTTGTCGACCAGCAGGCCCCAAACGTGCCCGAAGGGGACACGGCCGACCAGCTCTTCGATGTCGACGCCCCGGTATCGAAGGGCGCCCCCTTCTTTGTCCGGTTCCGCGATCTCGGTCTCGAAAGCTACGACGCCTTCGAGCCCGGGTTTGAAGTCGGACATACTCGGCCGCCTCCCTTTCTGCCATGTTCCGGCAATGCAAAGCCTTGATGTCGAGATACCGGCGGGTCAATTTAACCCCCTCCCAGCTCGTGCTCGGTCTCCGGACCCGCCGAAGCGCCAAAGCCGCTGGTGGGGAGCGGTGTAGTGGGATCTACCACACGAGCGCGCAACAATACCGTCTCGTGGATGCCACCCCGCGCCCGCCCTCGCTGGCAGGGCTCCGACGCACGTACGAGGGCGAGCCGCTGCTCGAAGCCG is part of the Nonomuraea coxensis DSM 45129 genome and encodes:
- a CDS encoding citrate synthase 2, which codes for MSDFKPGLEGVVAFETEIAEPDKEGGALRYRGVDIEELVGRVPFGHVWGLLVDNTFQPGLPPAEPFPIPVHSGDIRVDVQSALAMLAPAYGFKPLLDISDDEARDQLARASVMALSFVAQSARGLGLPMVPESKVDEAASIVERFMIRWRGEPDPRHVKAIDAYWTSAAEHGMNASTFTARVIASTGADVAAALSGAVGAMSGPLHGGAPARVLHMIEGVEQLGDAKKYVQSELDKGNRLMGFGHRVYRAEDPRARVLRRTAKELDAPRYEVAAALEQAALEELHARKPDRVLATNVEYWAAVVLDFAEVPSHMFTAMFTCARTAGWAAHILEQKRTGRLVRPSANYVGPSSRPLSDVPGAGEVVGKL